A stretch of the Aminipila terrae genome encodes the following:
- a CDS encoding transketolase C-terminal domain-containing protein — protein sequence MAPFNPTTGLPLKAADGFSYSQVFGNKMIQLAGRNQKVVAICAAMINGTGLDKFYARYPDRIFDVGIAEGHAVSFAAGLAVAGYRPIVAIYSTFLQRAYDQMMIDVCMQKLPVIFAIDRAGNVGADGETHHGVFDLSYLNHMPNMTILAPADGRELAEMFEYALTLDGPCAIRYPRGEALDFTSVYNGDYGDIKKNKVIFEGTELVIFAVGKMLSIAFEVCLDLREKGVDIGLVNARAIRPLDEESIISIAKTTKKIVTIEDNVITGGFGQQVVSLLINNDINIPCRNIGWPDYFVEHGDDKELFGKYKLDVEGISERVRDFIERQT from the coding sequence GTGGCACCCTTTAATCCAACTACGGGATTACCTTTAAAAGCCGCTGATGGATTTTCCTATTCTCAGGTTTTTGGCAATAAAATGATTCAGCTTGCGGGTAGGAATCAAAAAGTTGTGGCGATTTGCGCAGCAATGATTAATGGTACAGGTCTGGATAAGTTTTATGCAAGATATCCGGACAGGATTTTTGACGTGGGCATTGCAGAAGGTCACGCGGTTTCTTTTGCAGCAGGGCTTGCTGTCGCAGGATACAGACCAATAGTAGCCATATATTCTACTTTTTTACAAAGAGCTTATGACCAGATGATGATTGATGTCTGTATGCAGAAATTGCCTGTTATTTTTGCCATTGACAGAGCAGGAAATGTAGGCGCTGATGGAGAAACTCATCATGGAGTGTTTGATTTATCTTATCTGAATCATATGCCAAACATGACTATACTGGCACCTGCCGATGGAAGAGAATTGGCAGAAATGTTTGAATATGCTTTAACACTTGACGGACCGTGCGCAATAAGGTATCCTCGAGGTGAAGCATTGGATTTTACATCCGTATATAACGGAGATTATGGAGATATCAAAAAGAACAAAGTCATTTTCGAGGGAACAGAATTGGTTATCTTTGCTGTAGGCAAGATGCTTTCCATTGCTTTTGAAGTATGTTTGGATTTACGGGAAAAGGGCGTGGATATAGGCCTTGTAAATGCCAGAGCTATTCGTCCGCTGGATGAAGAGTCTATAATAAGCATAGCAAAAACAACAAAGAAAATTGTTACGATTGAAGACAATGTTATTACTGGTGGCTTTGGTCAGCAGGTAGTATCGCTGTTAATAAATAATGATATAAATATTCCATGCAGAAATATCGGCTGGCCTGATTATTTTGTAGAACATGGAGACGATAAAGAGCTTTTCGGAAAATATAAACTGGATGTAGAAGGTATAAGTGAAAGGGTGCGTGACTTTATTGAAAGACAGACTTGA
- the xseB gene encoding exodeoxyribonuclease VII small subunit yields the protein MAAKKDLSFEEALEKLELSAEYLKSDQVSLEDALKSFEQGIEYYNKCDAILNNAKQKIEFYSKQ from the coding sequence ATGGCCGCAAAAAAAGATTTATCATTTGAGGAAGCTCTTGAAAAACTTGAACTTTCGGCAGAATATTTAAAAAGTGATCAGGTATCTCTGGAAGATGCTTTAAAAAGCTTTGAACAGGGTATTGAGTATTACAATAAGTGTGATGCTATATTAAATAATGCGAAGCAGAAAATTGAGTTCTATTCAAAGCAATAA
- the mutL gene encoding DNA mismatch repair endonuclease MutL has translation MIKILSKNVADKIAAGEVVDRPLSIVKELVENAIDAGATNITVEIRNGGKTYIRVTDNGCGIGENEVELAFLRHATSKITTDEDLNSILTLGFRGEALSSIAAVSRVELITKTVDAKTGVSLKIHGGEVFEKSATGCPDGTTIIVSDLFYNTPARLKFMKTDATESTLIIDFISKIALAYAAIKIRLINNGTILFSTNGKGDKYSNIITVYSKSFSEGLIHISSESESMSLEGYISRPDFSKTNRKQQIFFVNGRSISNRIMDLAVQEGYTERLFEGRYPIAYLFFRIKPELVDVNIHPNKKEVRFNQDMEVKNFIAQSIKRGLLSQQAIPQVTESHITRNKIDLTPKVYDYKLEESPLKGKSIEDKGVASQHQHLQVKTIFSESNQEEVVKQKIQEAEVNEKVLNVLNENKQEIKKSEENQEQVDIKKILSTLVKEREELDYNPDHVENSVTAEQTPPTDTFFMKLNLTGTIFNTYITAVDENCFYLIDQHAAHERIFYEKLLKQYKDEEKLHQTILTPIMAEVPYAIKSTEKSWVQLLRNMGFEIEPFGTRTYIIKEIPMFMELSEAQNMVDYFLENIGEDVDIENEAKVSRIITRSCKSAVKANDVLSMAECRQLMNDLAKCENPYSCPHGRPTFIKMTKYEIEKMFKRV, from the coding sequence ATGATTAAAATTCTTAGTAAAAACGTTGCAGATAAAATAGCAGCAGGAGAGGTAGTAGACAGACCCCTTTCCATCGTAAAAGAGTTAGTAGAGAATGCCATTGATGCTGGTGCAACTAATATTACTGTGGAGATTCGAAATGGTGGCAAAACTTATATCAGAGTGACGGATAATGGCTGCGGTATTGGTGAAAATGAAGTGGAACTAGCTTTTTTACGCCACGCAACCAGTAAAATTACCACAGATGAAGATTTAAACAGTATACTCACCTTAGGCTTCAGAGGAGAAGCTTTATCCAGCATAGCAGCCGTTTCCAGGGTTGAACTGATTACTAAAACCGTGGATGCAAAAACTGGTGTGTCCTTGAAGATTCATGGAGGAGAAGTATTTGAAAAGTCTGCAACAGGCTGCCCTGACGGGACTACAATTATTGTTTCTGACTTATTTTACAATACCCCTGCAAGATTAAAATTTATGAAGACGGATGCCACAGAAAGTACCCTGATTATAGACTTTATTTCCAAAATAGCCCTTGCTTATGCAGCAATAAAAATCAGATTAATCAATAATGGGACCATTTTATTTTCTACTAATGGTAAAGGGGATAAATACAGTAATATAATCACTGTTTATAGTAAATCCTTTAGTGAAGGCTTAATTCATATATCCAGCGAAAGTGAAAGTATGAGCTTAGAGGGGTACATATCACGGCCGGATTTCAGTAAGACCAATAGAAAACAGCAGATTTTCTTTGTCAATGGACGTAGCATCTCTAACCGGATAATGGATTTAGCTGTTCAGGAAGGTTATACAGAAAGATTATTTGAAGGCAGATATCCTATAGCATATTTGTTTTTCAGAATAAAGCCTGAACTTGTAGATGTAAATATTCATCCAAATAAAAAGGAAGTTCGTTTCAATCAGGATATGGAAGTAAAAAACTTTATTGCACAGTCCATAAAGAGGGGGCTGCTTTCCCAGCAGGCAATACCACAGGTTACAGAAAGCCATATAACCAGAAATAAAATAGATTTAACGCCAAAAGTATATGATTATAAATTGGAAGAATCCCCTTTAAAGGGAAAAAGCATAGAAGATAAAGGTGTTGCCTCACAACACCAGCACTTGCAGGTTAAAACTATTTTTTCTGAAAGTAATCAGGAAGAAGTAGTAAAACAAAAGATTCAGGAAGCGGAAGTAAATGAAAAGGTCTTAAATGTATTAAATGAAAATAAACAGGAGATAAAAAAGAGTGAAGAGAATCAGGAGCAGGTTGATATAAAAAAAATATTGTCAACATTGGTCAAAGAACGGGAGGAACTTGACTATAATCCTGATCATGTGGAGAATTCTGTAACCGCGGAACAGACTCCTCCTACAGATACGTTTTTTATGAAACTGAATCTTACAGGAACGATTTTTAATACCTACATAACGGCGGTAGATGAAAATTGCTTTTATTTGATTGACCAGCATGCAGCTCATGAACGGATTTTTTATGAAAAGCTATTAAAACAATATAAGGATGAGGAAAAACTTCACCAGACTATTTTAACGCCGATTATGGCAGAGGTACCTTATGCTATAAAATCAACAGAGAAATCATGGGTGCAGTTACTTCGCAATATGGGATTCGAAATTGAACCTTTTGGAACTAGAACATATATCATTAAAGAAATCCCTATGTTTATGGAGCTTTCTGAAGCACAGAATATGGTAGATTATTTCCTTGAAAATATAGGAGAAGATGTAGACATTGAAAATGAAGCAAAAGTAAGCCGGATTATAACCAGATCATGCAAATCGGCAGTTAAAGCCAATGATGTATTGTCCATGGCAGAATGCAGACAACTGATGAATGACTTGGCAAAATGTGAAAACCCATATTCATGCCCTCATGGACGACCAACTTTTATAAAAATGACAAAATATGAAATTGAAAAAATGTTTAAACGGGTTTAA
- a CDS encoding pyridoxal phosphate-dependent aminotransferase, with protein sequence MKLSKKVQAMQFSPIRKFNVYAIEAKAKGKKVYHLNIGQPDIKTPKAFMEAVKNFDSEVLAYAESGGLVQLQDAIANYFNRFGMSIERKDVLITNGGSEALSMIYTCLLDYGDEVLVPEPFYTNYQTFISAAGGNVVPVTTNAEEGYRYAFADRIEKVITDKTRAISLVNPGNPTGTILTRDEMRVIADVAKKHDLWIIADEVYREFAYDGREMTSFGQMEDIKERVIIVDSVSKRFSACGARIGCIVSKNEELMSNAMKLAQGRLCCPTLDMIGATALYQLDPSYFNDVRTEYESRRDAVYEEIMKIPGVVCQKPGGAFYIMVKLPVESSEDFLVWLLTEFEDNGETVMYAPIQGFYGTKGLGKDELRIAYVLKKEDLVRGVELMRLGLEKYKALGHK encoded by the coding sequence ATGAAATTATCAAAAAAAGTACAGGCGATGCAATTTTCACCAATCAGAAAATTCAATGTGTACGCAATTGAAGCTAAAGCAAAAGGTAAAAAGGTTTACCACCTTAATATCGGCCAGCCTGATATTAAGACTCCAAAAGCATTTATGGAGGCTGTAAAAAACTTTGATTCCGAAGTTCTTGCTTATGCAGAATCAGGCGGACTTGTGCAGTTACAGGATGCCATTGCAAATTACTTTAACCGCTTTGGAATGAGCATTGAACGAAAAGATGTACTAATCACAAATGGTGGTTCAGAAGCATTGAGCATGATTTATACGTGCCTGCTTGATTATGGTGATGAAGTCCTTGTCCCAGAACCATTCTACACAAATTACCAGACCTTTATTTCTGCAGCAGGAGGCAATGTTGTTCCTGTTACAACAAATGCTGAAGAAGGTTATCGTTATGCTTTTGCTGATAGAATTGAAAAAGTAATAACCGATAAAACCAGAGCAATATCTTTAGTAAATCCGGGCAATCCTACAGGAACCATTCTGACAAGAGATGAAATGAGGGTTATTGCTGATGTTGCTAAGAAGCATGATCTTTGGATTATTGCTGACGAAGTATACAGAGAATTTGCATACGATGGAAGAGAAATGACATCTTTCGGCCAGATGGAAGATATAAAAGAAAGAGTTATCATCGTTGATTCTGTATCAAAGAGATTCTCAGCCTGTGGTGCAAGAATTGGCTGTATCGTATCTAAAAACGAAGAACTTATGTCAAATGCTATGAAACTTGCTCAGGGACGTTTATGCTGCCCAACTCTTGACATGATAGGTGCTACAGCATTATACCAACTGGATCCTTCTTATTTTAATGATGTAAGAACAGAATATGAAAGCAGAAGAGATGCTGTTTACGAAGAAATCATGAAGATCCCTGGAGTAGTTTGCCAGAAACCTGGTGGTGCATTCTACATAATGGTTAAGCTGCCGGTAGAAAGTTCAGAAGATTTCTTAGTATGGCTTCTGACAGAATTTGAAGATAATGGTGAAACGGTTATGTATGCTCCAATTCAGGGCTTCTATGGAACTAAGGGATTAGGAAAAGATGAGCTTAGAATTGCTTATGTATTGAAGAAGGAAGATTTAGTACGTGGTGTAGAACTAATGAGATTAGGTCTTGAAAAATATAAAGCATTAGGACATAAATAA
- a CDS encoding 1-deoxy-D-xylulose-5-phosphate synthase N-terminal domain-containing protein translates to MGERNKINLLTGNFPEDLKRMSNDELELLTYEIRDFLIENVSKTGGHLASNLGVVELTIALHTVFESPRDKIIWDVGHQSYVHKILTGRADKFSSLRQYGGMSGFPKREESPHDCFDTGHSSNSISAAAGIAAARDLTGDDFAVVAVIGDGALTGGLAFEAMNNAGASKSKMIIIINDNGMSISKNIGGLSQHLSNLRMSSTYLDFKKQVKKTLKGIPRVGESLYAGIEHLRDSIKYAVVEGALFEELGFKYMGPFDGHNIEDLTTALMLARNVEGPVVLHVLTKKGKGYRNSENSPDKFHGWHPLIQLRDYL, encoded by the coding sequence ATGGGTGAAAGAAACAAAATAAATCTTTTGACAGGGAATTTCCCTGAGGATTTAAAGCGTATGTCTAATGATGAGTTAGAATTACTGACTTATGAGATAAGAGACTTTTTAATAGAAAATGTATCAAAAACAGGAGGCCATTTAGCGTCAAATCTGGGAGTTGTTGAACTTACCATTGCACTGCATACTGTTTTTGAAAGTCCTAGAGATAAAATTATCTGGGATGTAGGACATCAGTCTTATGTGCATAAGATTTTAACGGGAAGAGCTGATAAGTTTTCTTCCCTGAGACAATATGGTGGTATGAGTGGATTCCCTAAAAGAGAGGAGAGCCCTCATGACTGTTTTGATACGGGACATAGCAGCAATTCTATTTCTGCTGCTGCAGGTATAGCAGCAGCAAGGGATTTAACCGGAGATGATTTTGCAGTTGTTGCGGTTATTGGTGATGGTGCTCTAACTGGAGGCCTGGCCTTTGAAGCAATGAATAATGCGGGAGCATCCAAATCCAAGATGATTATTATTATAAATGATAATGGTATGTCTATATCAAAAAATATTGGGGGGTTATCTCAACATCTGAGTAACTTACGAATGTCCTCTACATATCTGGATTTCAAAAAACAAGTGAAGAAAACGCTAAAGGGAATTCCCAGAGTGGGGGAAAGCTTATATGCGGGTATTGAGCACCTGAGGGATTCCATTAAGTATGCAGTGGTAGAAGGAGCTCTGTTTGAAGAACTTGGCTTTAAATATATGGGGCCCTTTGATGGCCATAACATAGAAGATCTGACTACAGCTCTTATGCTTGCCAGGAACGTGGAAGGCCCTGTGGTTCTTCATGTATTAACAAAAAAGGGCAAAGGTTATAGAAATTCTGAAAACAGCCCTGATAAATTTCATGGGTGGCACCCTTTAATCCAACTACGGGATTACCTTTAA
- the miaA gene encoding tRNA (adenosine(37)-N6)-dimethylallyltransferase MiaA — protein sequence MNREIIIVAGPTAVGKTKYAIEIAKNFNGEIVSSDSMQLYKFMDIGSAKPTQEEQNQVKHYLVDEIDPREPFSVAEYQKRARDAIEQIFSKGKTPVISGGTGLYVNSLIYEMDFSAPPVGNEYRKKLENLAAKHGNEYVHQLLSKQDSEAAARIHPNNLKKVIRALEVAENSEQGIQPFEKSFVKTSDYAYKLIGLSRNREELYERINLRVDMLLDMGLVDEIKGLLDMGLTSDSISMKGIGYKEIIGYLNGEYDLEHAVYLVKRNTRHYAKRQITWFKRYDDIKWFNISEYNSDDEAVKEIITWLRENR from the coding sequence ATGAATAGAGAAATAATAATCGTTGCAGGACCAACTGCAGTTGGAAAAACTAAATATGCTATTGAAATAGCAAAAAACTTTAATGGGGAAATTGTATCTTCTGATTCTATGCAGCTTTATAAGTTTATGGACATAGGAAGTGCCAAGCCTACCCAGGAGGAGCAAAATCAGGTAAAACATTACCTGGTAGATGAGATTGATCCAAGAGAGCCTTTTTCTGTAGCTGAGTATCAGAAACGTGCCAGAGATGCCATTGAACAGATTTTTTCCAAGGGAAAAACACCTGTTATTTCCGGCGGAACAGGGCTTTATGTAAATTCTCTAATATATGAGATGGATTTTTCAGCCCCTCCTGTGGGAAATGAATACAGAAAGAAACTGGAAAATCTTGCTGCAAAACATGGCAATGAATATGTACATCAATTGCTTTCAAAGCAGGATAGTGAAGCAGCAGCACGTATCCACCCAAATAATCTAAAGAAAGTGATTCGGGCACTGGAAGTAGCAGAAAATTCAGAGCAAGGCATTCAGCCCTTCGAGAAATCTTTTGTAAAAACTTCGGATTATGCTTATAAGTTAATAGGACTTTCTCGTAACAGAGAAGAACTGTATGAGCGGATTAATCTCAGGGTGGATATGCTTCTTGATATGGGACTGGTTGATGAAATAAAAGGGCTTCTTGACATGGGCCTGACTTCAGACAGTATTTCCATGAAAGGCATAGGATACAAAGAAATCATAGGCTATTTAAATGGAGAATATGATTTGGAGCATGCTGTTTATCTGGTTAAGCGTAATACAAGACATTATGCAAAAAGACAGATAACCTGGTTTAAAAGATATGACGATATAAAATGGTTTAATATATCAGAATATAACAGTGATGATGAAGCTGTAAAGGAGATTATCACATGGCTGAGGGAAAACAGATAA
- a CDS encoding polyprenyl synthetase family protein, translated as MDNISYSTYKDLIDEHILDFLPEIDHKSITVYEAMKYSLTAGGKRLRPVLLLASCEFVGGDIRAAIPYACAMEYIHTYSLIHDDLPAMDDDELRRGVPTNHVVYGEAMAILAGDGLLTSAFEAMNKDMLLYLDDSVKLKRRIRAIYEISKGAGCRGMVAGQVADIEAENKQCSKEMLDYIHFNKTAALITASVRAGAYLGGATEKQLRDLTGYAENLGLAFQIADDILDVCGDEQEMGKKAGNDQKKHKSTYPCLYDLEDCKAYLRDLTETAISFLECYYDEAEFFNNFAEEMVARGK; from the coding sequence ATGGACAATATTTCATATTCAACATACAAAGATTTAATTGATGAACATATCTTAGATTTTCTACCTGAAATTGACCACAAGAGCATTACAGTATATGAAGCGATGAAATACAGTTTAACTGCCGGAGGTAAAAGGCTTAGACCTGTGTTACTACTGGCTTCATGTGAATTTGTAGGAGGAGATATTCGTGCTGCAATTCCTTATGCATGCGCCATGGAATATATCCATACTTATTCTCTTATCCACGATGATTTACCGGCTATGGATGATGATGAGCTAAGAAGAGGAGTACCAACAAACCATGTTGTTTATGGAGAAGCCATGGCTATACTTGCCGGTGATGGACTGCTTACTTCTGCTTTTGAAGCCATGAATAAAGACATGCTTTTATATCTGGATGATTCTGTTAAATTAAAACGCAGGATAAGAGCCATTTATGAAATATCAAAGGGCGCTGGGTGCCGTGGGATGGTAGCTGGACAGGTGGCTGATATAGAAGCAGAGAATAAACAGTGTTCGAAAGAAATGCTGGACTATATTCATTTTAATAAAACTGCGGCTTTAATTACTGCTTCTGTGAGAGCAGGTGCGTATTTAGGAGGAGCCACAGAAAAACAGCTTAGGGATTTGACGGGATATGCAGAGAATCTGGGCCTGGCTTTCCAGATTGCTGATGATATACTGGATGTTTGTGGTGATGAACAGGAAATGGGTAAAAAAGCTGGAAATGACCAGAAGAAACATAAATCAACGTATCCTTGCTTGTATGATTTAGAAGACTGCAAAGCTTATTTAAGAGACCTTACTGAAACGGCAATATCTTTTTTAGAATGTTATTATGATGAGGCTGAGTTCTTTAATAATTTCGCTGAGGAAATGGTCGCTCGAGGTAAATGA
- the mutS gene encoding DNA mismatch repair protein MutS, which produces MQLTPMMQQYMEIKQNHQDCILFFRLGDFYEMFFEDAITASKEMEITLTGKNCGQEERAPMCGVPFHSADTYIAKLVDKGYKVAICEQVEDPATAKGIVKREVIQIITPGTIVNQTMLNEKENNYLASIFLNEDGAGISYCDISTGELYTTSIKDSGALEVLLNELVKIKAKEVIINETAENIVSIEEMKKVTDAYFNLLPESYHNIITANDVILKQFNIKSLVGLGLENAELSCLSLGALLSYLFETRKHNLSHITNVTVYDIGSHMSLDKATIRNLEITETLYEKNVQGSLLGVLDKTHTAMGSRKMKQWLREPLNSSSQINERLDAVEVLCDEIIIRNNIKECLKKVYDLERLAGRIACGNANGKDLIALRNSLFILPELKAEMGSLDNELFNRLNNQINSSLMEVHDLIENAIVEEPPFTIKEGGLIKPDFSKELDDLRFSIKDGQSWIAELEGKERERTGIKNLKVRFNKVFGYYIEITKSNLDLAPEDYIRKQTLVNCERFITPELKEMENLVLNAESKINQMEYEIFTEIRNNIQEYIGTIQKASSAIAVIDVLTSFAHVSSALGYVKPDVNDSGSLIITKGRHPVIEQMIKDGIFVSNDAYVNDKDSSLLLITGPNMAGKSTYMRQTALIVLMAQAGCFVPCESASVGVVDRIYTRIGASDNLAQGQSTFFVEMSELAYILNTATSKSLVILDEIGRGTSTYDGLSIAWAVVEYLCNERNKIRTLFATHYHELTALEESIPGVRNLNVDVAEENGNIVFLHKIVSGSASKSYGIHVAKIAGVPKKVLEAAENKLVGLESGQYDDESNLDFGSNVLAEKVAEQEAVTSEKKNLKYNDSSQGEQLSLFSFAPNPVIERLKSIDLMKLAPWEALKILGELQEAAND; this is translated from the coding sequence ATGCAATTAACACCTATGATGCAGCAATATATGGAAATAAAACAAAATCATCAGGACTGTATTTTGTTCTTTAGGCTCGGCGATTTTTATGAAATGTTTTTTGAGGATGCTATCACTGCATCAAAAGAAATGGAAATAACCTTGACGGGAAAAAACTGCGGTCAAGAGGAAAGGGCTCCCATGTGCGGAGTCCCTTTTCATTCCGCAGACACTTATATTGCAAAGTTAGTGGATAAAGGTTATAAAGTTGCAATTTGCGAACAAGTAGAAGACCCTGCCACTGCAAAGGGTATAGTGAAGCGTGAGGTAATACAGATTATCACGCCGGGAACTATTGTCAATCAGACAATGCTGAATGAAAAAGAAAATAATTATCTGGCATCCATATTTCTAAATGAAGATGGAGCAGGAATTTCATATTGTGATATATCTACCGGTGAATTATATACAACAAGTATAAAGGACAGTGGGGCATTAGAAGTCTTACTGAATGAGCTGGTAAAAATAAAGGCAAAAGAAGTAATCATCAATGAAACAGCGGAAAACATTGTTTCCATAGAAGAAATGAAAAAGGTTACAGATGCCTATTTTAATCTTCTGCCGGAAAGTTACCATAATATTATTACGGCAAATGATGTGATTTTAAAACAGTTTAATATTAAATCGCTTGTCGGTTTAGGTCTTGAAAATGCTGAACTTTCGTGCCTTTCTCTCGGTGCACTGCTAAGCTATCTGTTTGAAACGAGAAAACATAATCTGAGTCATATTACTAACGTCACGGTATATGACATTGGCTCACATATGTCCTTAGATAAGGCCACCATCAGAAACCTGGAAATAACAGAAACTTTATATGAAAAAAATGTACAAGGTTCTTTATTAGGCGTACTGGATAAAACTCATACAGCTATGGGGTCAAGAAAAATGAAACAATGGCTTAGAGAACCTTTAAACAGCAGCAGCCAAATAAATGAGAGACTGGATGCGGTTGAGGTCCTTTGCGACGAAATTATTATCAGAAACAATATAAAAGAGTGTTTAAAGAAAGTTTATGATTTAGAGCGGCTTGCAGGACGCATAGCATGCGGCAATGCCAATGGAAAGGATTTAATAGCCCTGAGGAATTCATTGTTTATTCTTCCTGAGCTTAAAGCTGAAATGGGGTCTTTAGATAATGAGTTATTTAACCGTTTAAATAATCAGATAAACAGCTCCTTAATGGAGGTTCACGACTTGATTGAAAATGCTATAGTTGAAGAACCCCCGTTCACCATAAAAGAAGGAGGCCTTATTAAGCCCGATTTTTCTAAAGAATTGGATGATTTAAGGTTTTCTATAAAAGATGGACAAAGCTGGATTGCAGAACTGGAAGGAAAAGAACGTGAAAGAACAGGAATTAAGAATCTTAAAGTCCGGTTTAATAAAGTATTTGGATATTATATAGAAATAACCAAATCTAACTTAGATTTGGCACCAGAAGATTATATTCGTAAACAGACACTGGTAAACTGTGAACGTTTTATAACGCCTGAACTTAAAGAGATGGAAAACCTGGTGCTTAACGCAGAATCTAAAATCAATCAGATGGAATACGAAATATTTACTGAGATCAGAAATAATATTCAGGAGTATATCGGTACCATACAGAAAGCATCTTCAGCTATTGCTGTAATCGATGTACTGACTTCATTTGCGCACGTGTCTTCTGCCTTGGGATATGTAAAACCTGATGTAAATGACAGCGGTAGTCTTATCATCACAAAAGGCAGACATCCTGTCATAGAACAAATGATTAAAGACGGAATTTTTGTTTCCAATGATGCTTATGTGAATGATAAGGATTCAAGTCTGCTACTTATAACCGGGCCTAACATGGCAGGAAAGTCTACCTATATGAGACAGACTGCATTAATTGTACTGATGGCTCAGGCTGGGTGTTTCGTTCCCTGTGAAAGTGCTTCCGTTGGAGTAGTGGATCGAATTTACACCAGAATTGGAGCTTCTGATAATCTGGCTCAGGGACAGAGTACTTTCTTTGTGGAAATGAGTGAACTGGCTTACATATTAAATACTGCGACCTCAAAGAGTCTGGTTATTCTTGATGAAATCGGAAGAGGGACAAGCACCTATGACGGATTATCCATCGCATGGGCTGTTGTGGAATATCTTTGCAATGAAAGAAATAAAATCAGAACGTTATTTGCCACCCATTACCATGAACTTACTGCTTTGGAAGAGAGCATTCCGGGAGTAAGAAATTTAAACGTAGATGTGGCAGAAGAAAACGGAAATATCGTTTTCTTACATAAGATTGTGTCTGGCAGTGCCAGTAAGAGTTATGGAATTCATGTGGCAAAAATTGCAGGAGTTCCTAAGAAGGTGCTGGAAGCTGCAGAAAATAAGCTGGTGGGCCTGGAATCCGGACAATATGACGATGAGAGTAATCTGGACTTTGGCAGTAATGTACTTGCAGAGAAGGTAGCAGAACAAGAGGCAGTTACCAGTGAAAAGAAAAATCTAAAATACAACGATTCATCACAGGGAGAGCAATTGTCCTTATTCAGTTTTGCACCAAATCCTGTTATAGAAAGACTGAAAAGTATCGATTTAATGAAACTTGCACCATGGGAAGCACTAAAAATATTAGGTGAATTGCAGGAGGCTGCAAATGATTAA